A single window of Leclercia adecarboxylata DNA harbors:
- the wecC gene encoding UDP-N-acetyl-D-mannosamine dehydrogenase — translation MKFETISVVGLGYIGLPTAAVIASNGIRVVGVDVNQHAVDTINQGMIHIVEPGLEDLVKRAVNDGHLTAHTSPQKADAFLIAVPTPFKGEEHEPDLKYIESASRALAPMLEKGNLVVLESTSPVGATEQMAKWLAEERSDLTFPHTVGEGQTPDIFVAHCPERVLPGQVIRELVENDRIIGGMDEASTAAATQVYKMFVKKGECIATSARTAEMSKLTENAFRDVNIAFANELSLICDQQGINVWELISLANRHPRVNILQPGCGVGGHCIAVDPWFIVNQNPETAKMIRQARLVNDYKPQYVVEQVEKAVAGINNPKIACFGLAFKPDIDDLRESPALDITKTLSNNPHYEILAVEPNIHVLPASLENIQNVRLTNVSDALQLADAIIILVKHKEFIGIQASDLSTTKLLDFVNI, via the coding sequence ATGAAATTCGAAACCATCTCTGTTGTTGGGCTGGGATATATTGGTTTACCAACAGCAGCGGTGATCGCCAGCAACGGCATCCGTGTCGTTGGTGTGGATGTTAATCAGCACGCCGTTGATACCATCAATCAGGGCATGATTCACATCGTCGAGCCGGGTCTGGAAGACCTGGTTAAACGGGCCGTCAATGATGGTCATCTGACTGCCCATACCAGCCCGCAGAAAGCTGATGCCTTCCTGATTGCGGTACCGACCCCGTTTAAGGGTGAAGAGCACGAACCGGACCTGAAATACATTGAGAGCGCCTCCCGTGCCCTGGCCCCAATGCTGGAAAAAGGCAATCTGGTGGTTCTGGAATCCACCTCCCCGGTAGGTGCAACGGAGCAGATGGCCAAATGGCTTGCCGAGGAACGCAGTGATTTGACCTTCCCACATACGGTGGGTGAAGGCCAAACCCCTGATATCTTTGTTGCACACTGCCCAGAGCGCGTATTGCCGGGCCAGGTGATCCGCGAGCTGGTCGAAAACGATCGCATCATTGGCGGTATGGACGAAGCCAGCACCGCAGCGGCGACGCAGGTTTATAAGATGTTCGTTAAGAAAGGTGAGTGCATTGCGACAAGCGCGCGCACTGCCGAAATGAGCAAGCTGACCGAGAATGCTTTCCGTGACGTCAATATCGCCTTTGCCAACGAGCTGTCGCTGATCTGCGATCAGCAGGGTATCAATGTGTGGGAACTGATCTCTCTGGCTAACCGCCACCCACGCGTGAATATTTTGCAGCCGGGTTGTGGCGTTGGTGGTCACTGCATCGCAGTGGATCCATGGTTTATCGTTAACCAGAATCCAGAGACGGCTAAAATGATCCGTCAGGCACGTCTGGTCAATGACTACAAACCACAATATGTTGTTGAACAAGTAGAAAAGGCTGTTGCTGGTATTAATAATCCAAAGATTGCTTGTTTTGGGTTAGCATTTAAGCCGGATATTGATGATCTGCGTGAAAGCCCGGCACTTGATATTACCAAGACTTTATCAAACAATCCTCATTATGAAATATTAGCGGTTGAACCTAATATCCATGTACTACCAGCATCTCTTGAAAATATTCAGAACGTTAGACTGACAAACGTGTCAGATGCATTACAGCTTGCAGATGCTATTATAATTCTTGTTAAACATAAAGAATTCATTGGTATCCAAGCTTCAGATCTTAGCACCACAAAACTACTCGACTTTGTAAACATCTAA
- the wecB gene encoding non-hydrolyzing UDP-N-acetylglucosamine 2-epimerase: protein MPIKVQRVLIVFGTRPEAIKMAPIVKAFQATRDIDVRVCVTGQHREMLDQVLNLFEITPEYDLNIMKPGQDLTDVTTAILQGLKPVFADFQPDRILVHGDTATSFAATLAAYYHRIAVGHVEAGLRTGNIYSPWPEEGMRRLTGGIADQHYTPTISSLKNLIMENIAPETIFVTGNSVIDALLEVSQRIDSNVNMNADLAGRFPFLDQSKKLILVTGHRRENHGDGFERICKALATLAQRDDVQIVYPVHLNPNVQEPVNRNLKGLNNVHLIEPQDYLPFVYLMKQSYLILTDSGGIQEEAPTLGKPVLCMRDTTERPAAVKAGTVRLVGTSDEAIVSETVRLLDDELAYKMMSQANNPYGDGKTSQRIVEAVLGLDGALAQQINSSLQVA, encoded by the coding sequence ATGCCTATAAAAGTGCAGCGGGTTCTGATCGTATTTGGTACCAGACCAGAGGCGATTAAGATGGCGCCAATCGTCAAGGCCTTTCAGGCTACCCGTGATATTGATGTCAGAGTCTGCGTGACCGGCCAACACAGAGAGATGCTGGATCAGGTACTTAATCTGTTTGAAATAACGCCTGAATATGACCTCAACATCATGAAACCAGGCCAGGATCTGACCGATGTCACCACCGCCATCCTGCAAGGGCTGAAACCGGTGTTTGCCGATTTCCAACCCGATCGCATTCTGGTGCATGGCGACACGGCAACCTCTTTTGCCGCTACCCTCGCAGCTTACTATCATCGCATTGCTGTCGGCCACGTCGAAGCGGGCCTGCGCACAGGCAACATTTATTCTCCATGGCCAGAAGAGGGAATGCGTCGCCTGACCGGCGGGATTGCTGACCAGCACTACACCCCGACCATCAGTTCGTTGAAGAACCTGATTATGGAAAACATTGCTCCGGAAACCATCTTCGTGACGGGCAACTCGGTCATCGATGCTCTGCTTGAGGTTTCTCAGCGAATCGACAGCAACGTAAACATGAATGCCGATCTCGCCGGGCGCTTCCCGTTCCTGGATCAAAGCAAAAAATTGATCCTGGTAACCGGCCACCGCCGTGAAAACCATGGCGACGGTTTTGAGCGTATCTGTAAAGCCCTGGCAACCCTGGCCCAGCGTGATGACGTACAGATTGTGTATCCGGTTCACCTTAACCCTAACGTGCAGGAGCCGGTTAATCGCAACCTTAAGGGGCTGAACAATGTGCATCTGATCGAGCCGCAGGATTATCTGCCATTTGTCTATCTGATGAAACAGAGCTACCTGATCCTGACCGATTCCGGTGGCATCCAGGAAGAAGCGCCAACGCTGGGTAAACCTGTACTGTGTATGCGCGACACAACAGAACGCCCTGCAGCGGTAAAAGCTGGCACTGTGCGTCTGGTGGGTACCAGTGACGAGGCCATCGTAAGTGAAACCGTGCGCTTACTGGACGATGAGCTGGCCTATAAGATGATGAGCCAGGCGAATAACCCTTATGGGGACGGCAAAACCAGCCAACGCATTGTTGAGGCAGTGCTGGGTCTGGATGGTGCTTTAGCACAACAGATCAATAGCAGCCTGCAGGTTGCCTGA
- a CDS encoding glycosyltransferase yields MNNKKRPRIAIVADIFTTFSLSPDADLIQITPTDWQWKLRFFKPDFLLVESAWRGYKNSWQGKIASYGHTSPTKPELSKLLDFCHKRKITTIFWNKEDPFHFDRFADAAAMFDVVYTTDANSLDRYRALPHHSFQHVGVLMFAAQPRWFHQPVRDERKSGVVFLGGYYGNELVERSKAQEEILYALRSHGLIIFDRFWQKSKACSFPDKLQPYCKPAISPLLVAKAYQQYQIYLNFNTISHSPTMLSRRVFELAAAGCPIISTPSVAMDNMFGDSIISVKDGTEARDWCNDLQNNSQQRNQLGQQARDIVLDQHTWQHRLKQIKSDIGLN; encoded by the coding sequence TTGAATAATAAAAAACGACCACGCATCGCAATAGTGGCGGATATTTTCACAACATTTAGTTTGTCACCAGATGCAGATCTTATTCAGATAACACCGACTGACTGGCAATGGAAGCTCAGATTTTTCAAACCCGACTTTCTGCTTGTAGAGTCTGCCTGGCGAGGATATAAAAATAGCTGGCAAGGTAAAATTGCCAGCTATGGGCATACCTCTCCCACTAAACCCGAACTCAGTAAGTTACTGGATTTTTGCCATAAACGAAAAATAACGACCATATTCTGGAATAAAGAAGATCCTTTCCATTTTGATCGCTTTGCAGACGCAGCCGCCATGTTCGATGTGGTGTATACCACGGATGCAAATTCTTTAGATCGCTATCGTGCCCTGCCCCACCATTCTTTCCAGCATGTTGGGGTCTTGATGTTCGCTGCCCAACCCCGTTGGTTCCATCAACCCGTCAGGGATGAACGCAAATCAGGGGTGGTCTTTTTAGGAGGCTATTATGGCAATGAACTGGTGGAACGGAGCAAGGCGCAGGAAGAGATACTATATGCACTCCGCAGCCATGGATTGATCATTTTTGACAGGTTCTGGCAAAAGAGCAAAGCCTGTAGTTTTCCTGATAAGTTACAGCCTTATTGCAAGCCCGCCATATCACCATTATTGGTAGCAAAGGCCTATCAGCAATATCAGATTTACCTTAATTTTAATACAATCAGCCATTCACCAACCATGTTATCCCGCAGAGTCTTTGAGTTAGCGGCAGCAGGCTGCCCTATTATTAGCACCCCTTCGGTTGCTATGGATAATATGTTTGGCGACAGTATTATCTCTGTCAAAGACGGTACCGAAGCACGCGACTGGTGTAATGACTTACAAAACAATAGCCAGCAACGAAATCAACTGGGCCAACAAGCCAGAGATATCGTGCTTGATCAGCACACATGGCAGCATCGGTTGAAGCAAATAAAAAGTGATATTGGCCTCAATTAA
- a CDS encoding sugar transporter — MTQPTRFNKTSGFMRKLHKLKTKPKHFIVDSSGYRLAHRSWKQSLKLGSFLWVVACFVIAAIYIGIIASDRYVSRAELVIKQADQIKMLPDALSMLGIGGSNHEDVLLIQDYLNSPDMLNKLDKDLNIKAHYQNHNIDYFSRLPKDVSREDFLKYYRDHLSLHLDEISGVLTIELQAFDPAYGQRVVGVMLKESESFINKLSHQVALEQLAFVEKEVNRAYQRVQDEKAKVLDFQNTHHLISPETTSTARLGVVSQIEGELAQQQAQLKQLQSYMKATAPAVISVQARVDALTEQLAQEQRRLTGTDKDAMNEVTARYMDVQTQATLAADIYKTGLISLEQARVEAYRKLKHLLVITQPTQAQDAEYPRRLYNLATIGVLLCLFYGLIVMGLATLREHQD; from the coding sequence TCCTGGAAACAGAGCCTCAAACTGGGTAGCTTTTTATGGGTAGTAGCCTGTTTTGTCATCGCTGCGATCTATATTGGTATAATTGCCTCAGATCGCTATGTCAGCCGCGCAGAGTTAGTTATCAAACAAGCAGACCAGATAAAAATGCTGCCCGATGCCCTATCGATGTTGGGCATTGGTGGAAGTAATCATGAGGATGTGTTGTTAATCCAGGATTATCTCAATTCTCCCGACATGCTTAACAAGCTTGATAAAGACCTGAATATTAAGGCGCATTATCAGAACCATAATATTGACTACTTTTCTCGCCTGCCAAAAGATGTGAGCCGTGAAGATTTCCTTAAGTATTATCGTGACCATTTATCTTTACATCTGGACGAGATTTCTGGCGTTCTAACAATTGAGTTACAAGCTTTTGATCCAGCCTACGGTCAGCGCGTGGTTGGCGTGATGCTTAAAGAATCTGAAAGCTTTATCAACAAACTGAGCCATCAGGTAGCGCTGGAACAGCTGGCATTTGTTGAAAAAGAGGTTAATCGCGCCTATCAGCGGGTGCAGGATGAAAAAGCTAAGGTGCTGGATTTTCAAAACACCCATCATTTGATTAGCCCGGAAACAACCAGCACAGCACGGTTGGGCGTAGTCAGCCAGATTGAAGGTGAACTGGCCCAACAACAGGCGCAGCTCAAACAGCTGCAGAGCTATATGAAAGCCACAGCTCCCGCCGTCATTTCTGTGCAAGCCCGGGTTGATGCCTTAACGGAGCAACTGGCTCAGGAACAAAGAAGGCTGACCGGTACAGATAAAGATGCGATGAACGAAGTTACTGCACGCTATATGGATGTGCAGACTCAGGCCACTCTGGCAGCTGATATCTATAAAACCGGTCTTATCAGTCTGGAACAAGCTCGCGTCGAGGCGTATCGCAAACTTAAACACCTGCTGGTTATTACACAGCCTACCCAGGCTCAGGATGCTGAATACCCGCGTCGTCTCTATAACCTCGCAACCATTGGCGTACTGCTTTGCCTGTTCTATGGCCTGATTGTGATGGGCCTGGCAACCTTGCGTGAGCATCAAGACTGA